The Allorhodopirellula heiligendammensis genomic interval GCGAAGGTGGATGACCCGACAAGTTTGGGCGAGCCAGAGATTCGTGAATTTCTCACCGAGGTTGCGATTGGGAATTCGCCTGGGGTCGCGAGTGAGGGCGGTCAAGGGAACGCGGGTGGGCAGACGGGGCGTGAGGTGGTGGCGAAGTTCGGGTCGTCGACGAGGTCGAGCAAGAGCCTGAGCCAGGAGTGGGATGTGCCGGAGGGCGAGTTGCCGATGCATTCGGAATTGGGATGCGAGGCCAGCACTCAAACTCAAGCGAAATCCGCGCTGCTGTACTTTTTCCAGACGCATCTTGGTCGCGACTGGGGTTCATTGATTCGTGATGAATCGCCCAGGTCTGGCGGTGACCAGCCCGTTGGATCGGATTCGTCGTGAGAAGCCGCGATAGATGAGGCTCTTGGCTCTGAAGTTGCCAGCAATCAGTGATGTTTGGGCTGCGGTTTTCGCTTGGGGGGGCGGGTGACGGTCGTGGTGACGCAGGGTGTGACCATGAGCTACGAAGAACTGACAACGCAGCAGCAGGGCGGGTGA includes:
- a CDS encoding phage integrase N-terminal SAM-like domain-containing protein → MTEFRRTMRRRRLKFATEKAYTAWLVRFACWAKVDDPTSLGEPEIREFLTEVAIGNSPGVASEGGQGNAGGQTGREVVAKFGSSTRSSKSLSQEWDVPEGELPMHSELGCEASTQTQAKSALLYFFQTHLGRDWGSLIRDESPRSGGDQPVGSDSS